A part of Schistosoma mansoni strain Puerto Rico chromosome W, complete genome genomic DNA contains:
- a CDS encoding sugar nucleotide epimerase related, translating to MSVWSLYRFVLSLNYMYNEFLVDSKYYISSFYPPDLQTTYDESAPPRDCNFITNLVNQWEDAAQIPSRPDIRQIQLRTGVVLSKDSHFIRTVRHVFPLGFCNPIGTGRQWMSWIHLDDMVRIIEYVSDLERVFPSGPVNCTSPKPVQQVTFAKAMAESLGAPMNIFSDAPIPSFLFTLLLGRDRATLVLDGQRVIPRKLLNAGFEFKYPDIADALENIFGRRPRS from the exons ATGTCGGTATGGTCACTTTACCGATTTGTGCTTAGCCTTAACTACATGTATAACGAATTTTTGGTCGACTCCAAGTATTACATCTCAA GTTTCTACCCTCCTGATCTGCAAACCACATATGATGAATCTGCTCCACCCAGAGATTGCAATTTTATTACAAATCTTGTTAACCAATGGGAAGATGCAGCTCAAATACCCTCTAGACCAGATATTCGTCAAATTCAACTGCGAACAG GTGTAGTTCTTAGCAAAGACTCACATTTCATTCGTACTGTTCGGCACGTTTTTCCCCTTGGGTTTTGTAATCCGATTGGTACTGGTCGTCAATGGATGTCTTGGATTCATTTAGATGATATGGTTAGAATAATTGAATATGTTTCCGACCTTGAACGAGTTTTTCCAAGCGGACCTGTCAATTGTACTTCACCTAAACCTGTCCAGCAGGTTACTTTTGCTAAAGCCATGGCTGAGTCACTTGGTGCTCCGATGAATATCTTTTCTGATGCTCCAATTCCATCGTTTCTTTTTACTTTACTTCTTGGTCGCGATCGTGCTACCTTAGTTTTAGATGGTCAGCGTGTGATTCCTAGGAAGCTCCTTAATGCAGGGTTCGAGTTCAAATACCCTGATATAGCAGAtgctttggaaaatattttcgGTCGTCGACCCCGTTCATAA